A window of the Miscanthus floridulus cultivar M001 chromosome 14, ASM1932011v1, whole genome shotgun sequence genome harbors these coding sequences:
- the LOC136506019 gene encoding uncharacterized protein, translating to MAKRAWLVLSGTPARTPASILGVLCRKWYPGIVQLSEEPVVQEPASNWDRYALVTDDTYRNKQERVLAEFWKYFKAEEGLEAQADRAAAAACRKYVTEMHHHGRV from the exons atggcaaagag ggcctggttggttttgtcgggtactccagcacgcacccccgcgagcatccttggtgttttgtgcaggaaatggtaccccggcattgtgcaactgtccgaagagccggtggtgcaggagccggcctccaactgggacaggtacgcgctggtcacggatgacacttaccgcaacaagcaggagcgagtattggcggagttttgg aaatatttcaaggccgaagaaggacttgaggcccaggcggatcgggcggctgccgcagcttgtaggaagtacgtcaccgagatgcaccaccatgggcgcgtctag